Genomic window (Pseudomonadota bacterium):
TGGCAGCCTTGGGACGTGTCGGCCGTCCCGGACGCCGAGCTGTGGGTGCCAGAATCTGCCGTTGATGGCCGCCCCGGGTGGGAGCGGCAGCAGCTCGATGCACGCCCGACGGCGCTGACGAACGGGCCGCGCTGCTACCGCGTGCGGGTCGACGAGCGGGGGCGCTGCCGCCTCTGGGCCGGCTGGACCGAGGTCTGGCTCACGCGCCCGCGCTTCGCTCCGTGCAAGGTGGCGCCGACGGTGGGGCAGCCCCTCGAGGCGCGGTTCTCGCCGCTCTACGGGCCCTTCTCGTACCTGGCGTTCGACGTTGCCCTGGTGCTTGCACTCGTGGGGGGAGCCGGGTGGGCCGTGCGCCGCTGGCGGGCCGCAAGGGTCGAGGCCGCGAACGATCGCGTGGAGGCCGAACAGGCCCGCGAGGCGGCTGAGCGGGCTCGGCAGGTGGTCGAGGAGGCGCGCGAGAGCGCCTCGCGCGACACAGGCCACACGGTCACCGGTGCTCAGGGATCGCGCTATCTGCTGCTCACCGAGATCGGGTCCGGGGGTATGGGAACCGTATATCGCGCGCAACGCCTCGACGACGATCTGGTGTGCGCCGTCAAGCGCATGCGCGCAGACGCCGCAACGACCTCGGAGGCGCGACAGCGCTTTCTGCGCGAGATCCAGATCTGCGGGGGGATTCAGCACAGCGGGCTGGTGCGCGTCTTCGACTGGGGCGAAGACGGCAGCGACCCCTTCATGGTGTGTGAGCTCGTCGATGGCGAGACCCTGCGCGCGCGCATGTCCCCTGGAGCGCCCACGGCCACCGCCGAGGCACTGCGCTGCACCATCGACGTGCTACGCGCGCTGCGGGTGGTTCACGCCCACGGCATCATCCATCGCGACCTCAAGCCGGAGAACATCATGGTCACGACGGCGGGAGTGGTGAAGGTGATGGACTTCGGCATCGCCGGGCGCCTCGATCGGCACAGCCTGACGCAGACGGCCACCACCATGGGCACCCCGCAGTACATGTCGCCGGAGCACCTCGACGCCCGCAGCACGTCTGCCGCGTCTGACATCTTCTCGATGGGGGTCATCTTGTACGAGATGCTCACCGGACGCCTTCCGTTCGAGGCCGACGACATCTTTCAGCTCATCACCCGCATGATCACCGAAGATGCGCCTGCGCTCGCAGAGGCCCGTCCCGATCTCCCCGCGGCGCTCTGTGATGCGGTCGACCGCATGCGCGCGGGAGACCAGGGCGATCGCTACGCCAGCGTCGACGAGCTGCTGCCGGTGCTCGAGGCGCTGCTGGCGCAGGTCTGACCGTTTCGAAGAACGGGCGTAGTGTCGTCTGGTCCTTGGTCGCCTCTCACATTACCTCTCACAGGCGATGCGCGTGATGGGCTCGGTGGTCTATCATCGCGGCAGGGAAGAGCGAGGGACTGAGGGGGATCTGTCATGCGCGGAGGCCTTTTTTGCCGTTCCGTCAGCCGTTCACGCATTGTGCGTCTGGTGGCCATCGCTGCTCTGTCGGTGCTGTCAGCACTGACGGGATGCTCTACGGGGAACGTCGGGGAGAGCTCTCCTCCTGCCGCGGGGGGCGCGGCTGCGGCTGCGACGACAGCGTCGTCGCAAGACTCGGGGGGGCGCGAATCCTGTTTCGTCTGGTGGCAGGCGAACCTCTCTTGCCTCGAAGCTCACCGGCACCAGCCTGGCCGATCTCCCGGAGGGAGCGACGCTCAGCACGCCTGCGCTGGGCAACGGTGGCTTGCGCATCATCTCGCCCACCGTGCTCGAGCTGACCTATGTGAACACCGAGAGCTCGGGAGCGCTTCCCACGACCTGGAGCTTTGTCGATGCAAACGGCAACGCGACGCTTCCCGCCGTCGATCGCTTTGTGGTCGCGGTTGATCAGCAGACGGTCCCGGTGCTCGAGGTCGGCTTTCGCCGGTGGGCGCTTTCGGCCCCCGTCGTGCGCGATCTGCGCATCGGCAACGCGCTCTACCTGCGGCTTGCGACACCCATCTCCGAGGGCGCTGCGGTGAGCGTGACCAACCCTGCGCAGGATGTGTGGCCGTCAAGCCAGCGCTATGCGTCGGTGGCCGATCCGATGCGCTGGAGCCCAGCCGTTCATGTCAACCACGAGGGGTACCTGCCGGATCTTCCCAAGAAGGCCATGGTCGGCTACTACCTCGGGTCTCTCGGCGAGCTCGGTCTTCCCAGCAGCACCTTTCAAGTGATCGATGACACGGGCGCCGCAGCCTTCTCCGGCACCCTGTCGATTCGCGCAGAGCAGGGCAGCAACGCTGCTGTGCTGCCGTATCAGAAGGTCTGTCAGGCCGATTTCTCGGCACTCACGATTCCGGGTAGATATCGTCTCGTGGTGCCTGGACTGGGGGTCTCGCTGCCGTTTCGCATCGATGCCGGTGTGGCTGCCGACTATGCACGGGCCTATGCACTGGGTCTCTATCACAAGCGATGCGGAAGCGACAACGCCCTGCCGTTCACCCGCTTCGAGCACGGTCTCTGCCACGCCTCGCCGGTGCAGCTTCCCACCATGGACGCGGTGTACGCTCTCACCAATTCATTCATCGCGGGCACGGGCTCGGTGTCAGACGCCTATCAGATCGCCCAGGCGCTGACAAGCGTGGCGTCGAGCCTGTACCCGTTTGTGTTCAGTGCCCCATTCGATGCCCACGGAGGCCATCACGACGCAGGCGATTACAGTCGCTACACCGTCGACAACGCACTTTTCGTACACGGGCTCATCTTTGCCGCAGACTGCTTCCCGGGCGCGTCTTCGCTCGACAATCTCGGTCTTCCGGAGAGTGGAGACGGGGTGGGCGACCTGCTGCAGCTGGCAAAGTGGGAGGCCGACTATCTCTGTCGCATGCAGGACGCCGATGGCGGCTTCTTCTCGCGCACCTATCCGCGTGATGTGCGCTACGAGAGCGATGTTCTGCCGGACAGCACGCGATACCAGCCACAGGTGGCCTGGCCCAAGAACACCGCCTCCACGGCGGCGGCCGTAGCGGCCCTGGCCGAGATCGGGTCGTCTCCCGTGTTTCGTCAGCAGTTCCCCGACGCTGCCGCCGCCTATGTGACGCGGGCTCGCGCGGGGTGGCAGTTCTTGCAGGGGGCCTGGGCGCGCTATGGTCGACAAGGCGCGTTTCAAGGACTGGGAGAGATCAGCGGGTTTCACGATCTCGACTGCGTGGCGTGGGCTGAGGTCGAGATGTACCTCGCCACGGGCGATCCGGACATCCACAAGCAGGTGCTCGCCGATCTCTCGCCCAACAGCCCGTCTCAGATGCGCTGGTCGTGGCTGCGCCTGCCCGCCGGATACGGGTGCGCCATACGAGACTACGCCTTTGGCGCGCGAAGCGGTCGCGTGCCGGCAGCCGCTCTCGACGCGACGCTGCTGGCCGCGTGCGAGAACCAGATTCGCCTGGCGGGTCGCGATGAGGTGGCGAACGCCCAGGCGAGCGCCTACAACGTGAGCTACAGCCTGGTCGACAAGCGCTGGGGCAATGCGGCGTGGTACTTCTGCGAGCAGCAGTCGTTCAAGCTCGCCACCGCCTACCAGCTCTCACCCTCGCCAGCTCTCATCGATGCCATCGTGGGCAACCTCAACTACGAGCATGGCACCAATCCGGTGAACGTGGCGTACACCACGGGCATGGGATGGCGCCGCCCGCGGGCCATCGTCGACCAGTACTCGCGCAACAGCGGCCTCTCGCTGCCCGCTTCCGGCATCGCGGTGGGGTCGATCAGCGCCTGGTTCTACTACATATCGACCTACGGCACAGAGCTGGCGGCCGTCAACTATCCCGCGGTGGCCAGCGAGCCGATCTATGATCGCTTCACCGACGGCTGGGACGTATACCGTGAGGCGATGAGCTGCAACCAGGTACAGGCGCTTGCCGTCACCGCGTGGCTCATGGCACGGACGCCCCTCGCCACCCAGGCCTGGCGCTGCGCTCCCGCCACCGTCTCCTTGTCGGGGAGCGCCGTCGTCAATCAACCGATCACCGCCACGCTATCGGTGCCGGGACTCGACCTTTCAACGGCCAGTCGCATCGTGTGGGAAGGCACCAACGTCGAGCCGTGCTTTGGGGCCTCGACATTCAGCTACACGCCGCAGGCAGCCGGCTCCGCGGCCATCCACGCCGAGGCGCAGTGGCCCGACGGACGTCGCGCCTTCGCCATCTGCCGCTTTGCCGTGGCGCTGCCTGGCGTGGGTGCGGTACAAGGGCAGACGGTGTCGGTCGGGTTTGCGTCGACCTTGCGAGGCACTGTGATCAAGGTGGTGGATGGCTGTGTATGGCTCAGCTCAGGCCAGAT
Coding sequences:
- a CDS encoding serine/threonine protein kinase, translating into MMRRLFALALLACLVCAERCQGRPAVTLSSVPPGATVSRLDGTREGAAKPIDGVQWASGRWRVGWGAGESIEFTLGERSGRLFIERGAVNGGDLALSDLPAVWQPWDVSAVPDAELWVPESAVDGRPGWERQQLDARPTALTNGPRCYRVRVDERGRCRLWAGWTEVWLTRPRFAPCKVAPTVGQPLEARFSPLYGPFSYLAFDVALVLALVGGAGWAVRRWRAARVEAANDRVEAEQAREAAERARQVVEEARESASRDTGHTVTGAQGSRYLLLTEIGSGGMGTVYRAQRLDDDLVCAVKRMRADAATTSEARQRFLREIQICGGIQHSGLVRVFDWGEDGSDPFMVCELVDGETLRARMSPGAPTATAEALRCTIDVLRALRVVHAHGIIHRDLKPENIMVTTAGVVKVMDFGIAGRLDRHSLTQTATTMGTPQYMSPEHLDARSTSAASDIFSMGVILYEMLTGRLPFEADDIFQLITRMITEDAPALAEARPDLPAALCDAVDRMRAGDQGDRYASVDELLPVLEALLAQV
- a CDS encoding glycoside hydrolase family 9 → MRIISPTVLELTYVNTESSGALPTTWSFVDANGNATLPAVDRFVVAVDQQTVPVLEVGFRRWALSAPVVRDLRIGNALYLRLATPISEGAAVSVTNPAQDVWPSSQRYASVADPMRWSPAVHVNHEGYLPDLPKKAMVGYYLGSLGELGLPSSTFQVIDDTGAAAFSGTLSIRAEQGSNAAVLPYQKVCQADFSALTIPGRYRLVVPGLGVSLPFRIDAGVAADYARAYALGLYHKRCGSDNALPFTRFEHGLCHASPVQLPTMDAVYALTNSFIAGTGSVSDAYQIAQALTSVASSLYPFVFSAPFDAHGGHHDAGDYSRYTVDNALFVHGLIFAADCFPGASSLDNLGLPESGDGVGDLLQLAKWEADYLCRMQDADGGFFSRTYPRDVRYESDVLPDSTRYQPQVAWPKNTASTAAAVAALAEIGSSPVFRQQFPDAAAAYVTRARAGWQFLQGAWARYGRQGAFQGLGEISGFHDLDCVAWAEVEMYLATGDPDIHKQVLADLSPNSPSQMRWSWLRLPAGYGCAIRDYAFGARSGRVPAAALDATLLAACENQIRLAGRDEVANAQASAYNVSYSLVDKRWGNAAWYFCEQQSFKLATAYQLSPSPALIDAIVGNLNYEHGTNPVNVAYTTGMGWRRPRAIVDQYSRNSGLSLPASGIAVGSISAWFYYISTYGTELAAVNYPAVASEPIYDRFTDGWDVYREAMSCNQVQALAVTAWLMARTPLATQAWRCAPATVSLSGSAVVNQPITATLSVPGLDLSTASRIVWEGTNVEPCFGASTFSYTPQAAGSAAIHAEAQWPDGRRAFAICRFAVALPGVGAVQGQTVSVGFASTLRGTVIKVVDGCVWLSSGQICAVPFSLAGFGGLTLSQLVPGKAVTVTVNPFIGTVTDLRNEGALVVFSSSAGMVAVPASVLSSAAQQQITVQLNQADGTSAVLALSQGLKSTTGWLSLVGSPPVPDNASVSVSFRYFMNGLVTSSSASAVGLSCWGVACVVPRGQALFSGAAVTSTGDIVTGQTVSAAATPFVGGVVSTNGVAVTFQSPQGAMTVPVPTVDDVTLQQIKVSARASGTVQVMSLYQARATGATVLGLAP